Below is a window of Acidobacteriota bacterium DNA.
ATAAAACAGAAACCAAATAGACGGTCTATATTGATTGCTACGCATTTTTATCCTTCTACGAATTTACGATTCTTTTGCCGGAACGAGTTTTCCGCCTGGCAACACACGGAAGTTTACACCGCGCCAATGGATTTCGTCGCCGACGAAACTGATCAGCCAGACACCAAAGGTCATCAAATCACGAATTGGCAGCAGCCAGAAGTATCTGGCCAGCACATAATCTTTTAAGCCAATCACGCCCACCACGAACGCTGGAAGGGAACGAACAAACATCGTTATCGCCAACAACCACCATGCAAAGCTGGAAAATTTCCACGCCAGCAGCGACAGCAGCGAGGTCGCCGTTCCATACGTCAGAATCAAGCCGCGGTATCCCCATGGGCGCGAAATTCGCGTCGAGCGTCCCCATCGAAGTTGATGTTTCAACATGGTTGCCATCGTATCCGGGCCGGAAATGTGTTCCACCACACAATCTGATAGCACAACTTCATAGCCCAGCTTCGCCGTCGAATTGCCGAGCACAAAATCATCGGCCAAATAATCGGCTACTGCTGGAAATCCGCCGATGCGTTCCAGAATGCTTCGCCGCATGACAATCGTCGAACCGAGCGCGAAGGCGATGCCTTCCAACAATCGCGACGAACAGACTTCAGCGCCAAAGGTAGACGAAATACCAATGTTTTCCAGCAAGGCGGCTAACGTCTTGGCATTTGCGCCACGATACAGGCAAGTCACCATTCCGACCGTTTCCTGCTGCATCGGGGCAATGACGCGACGCAGGTAATCCGGCTGGACGCGGATGTCGCTGTCCGCGATCAGCAAAACGTCGTGCTTAGCCACCCCGAACATGTTCTGCAAATTGGAAACTTTGGCATTGTAACCAACTTCATGGTCGGAAATGACAAGTGCAATATCGCAGTCAGGGTGATTGGCGATCAGTCGTTGAATGATCGGAACGGCCGGATCGCTGGCTTCGCGAACGCCAAAAATGATTTGAAATGTCGGGTAATCCTGGCGACAGAAACTGGCGAAATTTTCGTATGCTTCGGCGTCGGCTCCGCGAACGGGTTTGAAGATCGTTGCGGGTGGCGTGAAGTTCAATCCCAATGCGCGTTGCTTTCGCCTGTTGGCAAACCACGCCAGACCGCCGACGAAAGCAATGCCATAATAAACAATCGCCGACAGCACGCAAACGAACAACGTAAGACGAACGAGCAGCAAGGCCCAAAAGGCAATCGGAGAGCCAAATTGTGGAGCGAAAGCCGAGTAAATCGAATTCATCCAGTTCATCGTGTTGACCCGAAAAGCGCCTCCAACTTGCCGGAGATAGAAACCAGAGCAACGCCAAACGCCACCAACAGCGTGCCCATCCAGCGTTCTCTGGAAATGCGCTCGCCCAGAAAAAATCGCGCGCCCAGTGTGTTTGTGATGTAGCTGACCGCCGTCAGCGGAACGACAAAGCTCAAATCGGCGTAACTGAGCAAGCTGATAAACGAAAAAAAGGAAACGGCCATACAGGCGACACCGCCGATCAGATATGGGTTGCGAATCATTCGCAGGATTGCTCCGAATAAAGCGTGTGGCCGCAGCGAAACATCGCCGACCTGTTGCATGCCTTTGGCCGAAAGAATTTCTCCCAGCGAACTTCCGCCGATCAACGAACAGAGAAGCAAAAAGGTTTTCATTTTGCTTCGACCTCCATCCGCTCGGTAATTCGGGTGGTTCTTTGTTCGGTTTTGGCGACAATGGCAACGCCAAAGCAAATGATCAATGTTCCCACCCAACGCGCTGGCGAAACGTGTTCGCCCAATAGCTTCCAAGACATAAACGCATTCATCACGTAACCAAACGCCGTTACCGGCAGCACAAAACTCAAATCCGCCCAGGACAACGCGACCAGGTAAAGTCCGAAGAAAATGCTGAGGATGACAATCCCCAACCAAACATAAGGCGTTGTGAATACCTGTACGCCAATGTGTAAAAGCTTTGCCGGGTCGAGCGTGTTCACTTCGCCAATGGATTTCATTCCTTTTGTCAGGCAAACATCGCCCAGCGTTTGCGCGCAAATGGCGACAAATAAAACGACCAGAGTTTTCATATTTCGGATTGCAGATTTCGGATTGCGGATTTGGGGAGCGATTCATAGGTCGCCAATTCAAAGCCGGCATCTTCGATTGCTTGTCGCAATTGTGGACTGGTCAACGCCTGAAGCTCCCGCGCGCCGCCGGAATTTTCACGCTTCGCTGCTTCCCCGGCGTCCAGCGCCAATGGATGCGCGTAAATTTCACTGCAGGTGGGTTTCATTCCTTTCAGTAAACCGAGCAAATAGTTTTCATGCATATTTCCCGACTGCAATAGTCCAAACACTTTTTGCGGTTGCACGAAGCCGCGCCCTTTCAATCGTCGTTCGCACCATCGGCCAAGCAAATTGAAGACTGTTCCCCAGACCAGTTTGATTGGCAAATGCGTTCGATCCAGTTTCAAACTCAGCAGCATTTCGCCTTTGACGACGCGCACGCGGCGAACATTGAACGCTTCGCACAACCGAATCAACTCATTGAAAATCACCGGGTGCTGATGCAGATGCGTGTGGCCGTCCACGTGCGAAAAGCTCAAGCCCGTCGCGGTGAACCGCTCAAACTGCGCACGCATTTCTTTGCGCAATTCTCTGCGCGCGGCAGGGTTGAAGTAATAATTGATTCCTGCGTTGAAGGAATTGTTGGTGAATCTGCCTTCGGCATCGGTGATATGCGGAATTTCCGAATGCGGCAGCGCGGCCTTGCCCAATACCAGTACCAAATGCAGCCCGACGGCCAACGAAGGGTTTGCTTTGGCCAGTTCAACGGCTTCATCGGCGGCAGCTTCGTTGACCATCAAACTGGCGCTGGTCAATACGCCTTCGCAGTGCGCCTGGATGATGGCGCGATTCACGGCATTGGAATAACCGAAATCGTCACCATTGATGATGAGTGGAGTTTTCTTGCTTTGGTTGGTCTGGCTCAAATTCGGTTGAATACTCATTCGTCGGTTTCATTCAGTCGTTCGATACTGTGCAATTTGCGGACGTCAATCGTCAAACGACCCGTCGGCGTCGGCGGATTGTAAATGTCACCAAACCTTGCCTGCCAGATGACCTCTTCGGCTTTGTAAGAAGATCGTGTATGAACCGTCTGCGAAAAGGTTTCATCAATGCCGGTCAGCAAGACCAGCACTTCGGCGTCTGAGGTCAGCAATTCCTGCTCGGTTTTGCCGAACAACGGACTGGATTCGTCAATCGGATGCACCAGCGTCCAGCTCAAATTGAAGAAGGCGACCCGTTCGCGTTCCAGTTGCAGCGGATAGAAGCGCCGCACTCGTTTGCCGTCATAATCTTCAAATTGGGAATACATG
It encodes the following:
- the hpnI gene encoding bacteriohopanetetrol glucosamine biosynthesis glycosyltransferase HpnI, encoding MNSIYSAFAPQFGSPIAFWALLLVRLTLFVCVLSAIVYYGIAFVGGLAWFANRRKQRALGLNFTPPATIFKPVRGADAEAYENFASFCRQDYPTFQIIFGVREASDPAVPIIQRLIANHPDCDIALVISDHEVGYNAKVSNLQNMFGVAKHDVLLIADSDIRVQPDYLRRVIAPMQQETVGMVTCLYRGANAKTLAALLENIGISSTFGAEVCSSRLLEGIAFALGSTIVMRRSILERIGGFPAVADYLADDFVLGNSTAKLGYEVVLSDCVVEHISGPDTMATMLKHQLRWGRSTRISRPWGYRGLILTYGTATSLLSLLAWKFSSFAWWLLAITMFVRSLPAFVVGVIGLKDYVLARYFWLLPIRDLMTFGVWLISFVGDEIHWRGVNFRVLPGGKLVPAKES
- a CDS encoding EamA family transporter produces the protein MKTFLLLCSLIGGSSLGEILSAKGMQQVGDVSLRPHALFGAILRMIRNPYLIGGVACMAVSFFSFISLLSYADLSFVVPLTAVSYITNTLGARFFLGERISRERWMGTLLVAFGVALVSISGKLEALFGSTR
- a CDS encoding EamA family transporter codes for the protein MKTLVVLFVAICAQTLGDVCLTKGMKSIGEVNTLDPAKLLHIGVQVFTTPYVWLGIVILSIFFGLYLVALSWADLSFVLPVTAFGYVMNAFMSWKLLGEHVSPARWVGTLIICFGVAIVAKTEQRTTRITERMEVEAK
- the hpnK gene encoding hopanoid biosynthesis-associated protein HpnK, which codes for MSIQPNLSQTNQSKKTPLIINGDDFGYSNAVNRAIIQAHCEGVLTSASLMVNEAAADEAVELAKANPSLAVGLHLVLVLGKAALPHSEIPHITDAEGRFTNNSFNAGINYYFNPAARRELRKEMRAQFERFTATGLSFSHVDGHTHLHQHPVIFNELIRLCEAFNVRRVRVVKGEMLLSLKLDRTHLPIKLVWGTVFNLLGRWCERRLKGRGFVQPQKVFGLLQSGNMHENYLLGLLKGMKPTCSEIYAHPLALDAGEAAKRENSGGARELQALTSPQLRQAIEDAGFELATYESLPKSAIRNLQSEI